Within Runella rosea, the genomic segment TGGACGACTTATAACGTCTATGAAGGTAAACAAATATTAATTGAGTGTTTTCAAGGCAAGTCAATTTTGCTTAACTCCTTTGAAATTTCAGACTATTACAACTTGACAAAGCAATTAAGCAAGTTAAGGCGTGAAAAAAACAATGGTTCTGGTAAACAGAACGAAGACTTAAAAAATGAAAATCAAGGCTACGGGTGGCTTGTATTTGTTGCTTTGTTGACAATTGGACTAATTTACTCTATAATTAAACAGAAACTGTGAACGACCAGAAAAGAAATACGGCATATAACAGCGGTTTGGCTTTATGGGGGCTGAAGTGCTTCGTAGAAACATTTGTGCAAGGTTCAAGATTTGTACTTCGTATGAACAGTAGGGCTAAAAATCCCCCACAACGCCAAGCCGCCGCCCGTTGCCTGATATATTGATTTCAAAAGACACATTTTATAAGTCAATTAAAAACGAATAAATACGCACATAGACAACCTAGTCTATAATTTACTTTATCGGCTATTCACGAACCCAAACTGAAAATGATGGAATTTAGAGCATTTTTTTGCGACCCCGTAGAAGCCGACATCATTGATCTTGGCGATATGGCACAAGACACAATCATGGATACTTTTGAAAAGATTGATTGGAATGAGTATTTGCAAAAAAGTATAAATGCCAAACTCGACGAAATATATTTTCACCCAACATTTGGCGTCGAAAACAAGAAAAGTGGAAACGAACTTACTATTTCAGTCATCGGTGAGCCCGATAATTATGAATTTAAAGTTACGTATAAAAGCCCCCAAAAAGTAAAATCATTTTTTGGACTCAACGACCAGATTTCCGACAATTACTCGACAGTCACTCAAGCAACAACCAAAAACGATGCGATTGACTGGTTAAATGCTTTGTTAAGAAACGACACGGCCTACTTAGAAAGCAGGGTTGATCATTAACGCAATGAAGCCCAACGGGCTGATTTCAAATACCCCGATTCGTTATTCCCCCTTCCCTCATAACGTCTTGAATATGTTCATAAAAAGCATAGAAGCACTAAAAAGATATTCCGTTTTACTAGGGATATTTATTTCAGTATTGCTGCTTTTCATTGCGACGAGGGTTTATCCAGGAGGCTCGCTGTTTGATAAAAATTCAGTGGGTTTTGACTGGTCAAAAAACTTTATTAGCAATTTGTTTGCCCCAAAAGCCATCAATGGTGCCGACAATCCTGCGCAAATCTGGGCGAATGCAGGAATGATTTTTCTTTCGGTGAGTTTTGCCCTATTCTTCATTAAATTTTCAAAGAAAATACCCGTAAGAAGTGCCGCCAACATCATACAATATGTGGGAGCGGGAGGCATGTTTTTTACTTTTTTAATCGTGACCCCGTTGCATGACAGTATGGTTACGCTCGCCAGCACCCTGTTTCTGTTAAGCCTATTTTACATTACCGTTTTTATTTTAAAGTCAAGGCTACACTTGTTCAAATTCTTGTGCATTGTCTGTCTACTTATTTTTTACTACACCCTATACCTCTACGGGTCAGGCAGTTATGCCTTTTTGCCTATTATGCAGAAAGTTACATTTGGCAGTACAGTCTTTTTGGTTTTGGGGCTTGAATATTTTACGCAAAAGGAAGATTTTGACCATCTTAAACCCACCTAAAGAGCCCAACGAAGCGTTTGTTTAAGACAATTTGTGAAGTACCAAAACTGACAATATTTTTCACCAAATAAAAGGTGACGCTTTGCAAATTGGCGCGAATATTTTGTTTGCACCTGTTGCCATTTTCATCGTCTGGGTACAAAATACGCACAAATCTTGCGTAAGCACTGTTAGGCCTACTTTGCCGCAAATTACCGCATAGCGTAAATTACTTGCCTAAAAACGCACCACCACAGCGCGCATTTATCTACCTCAAAAGCAACCTTTTTTTGCCCATTTGCATCTGCCTGTAAAAACCTTACAGCCACTCTGATGCACTCACTTTCTGAACGCCGCCATTACCTTGATTGGATACGGGTATTGGCCTTTTTTTTGCTGATTTTTTTTCATTGCGCCATGCCTTTTGTCACCTTCAACTGGGAAGTGAAAAATGCGGAAACCTCCGTCGGGCTCACGCGCTTGATTTATTGGCTACACCAGTGGCGCTTACCGCTGCTGTTTTTCATTTCAGGGGTGGGGGTTCACTTTTCGCTAAAAAAACGGTCGGTGGGAATGTTCGCCCTTGAGCGGGTAGTGCGTTTATTCATTCCACTGCTGTTTGCCATGTTTTTCATGATTCCCGCGCAGGTGTACATTGAGCGCTTGCAACGAGGGCAGTTTGCAGGTACATACGCGGCATTTTATCCCAGCGTGTGGGATTTTGTACCCTATCCCGACGGAACCCTCACGTGGAGTCATTTATGGTTTGTCGTCTATTTGTTTGTGTTTTGCCTTTTGCTTCTGCCTGTTTTTGCCTTTTTTAAATTAAAAGCAATCAATGCTTTGAAGGAAGAAATAACCAATCGGCTCACGCATCCTTTGGCCGTAGGCGCGTTGGTGCTTCCTTTCACGCTGTATTATTTTACCTTGTACCTCGATTATCCCGAGCAGCAGAGCCTACTCGACGATTGGTTTTTGTTTGTATCTTTGCTTACTTTCGTGGTGTACGGGTATCTTTTGGGAGGAAGCAACGCCTTTTGGCAAACCTGTGAACGTTTCCGTTTGTATTATCTAAGTACAGCACTCGTCTGCATGGGCATCTTGTTTTACAATTATTGGTGGACTTTGAGCTTACCCAAAGTAAATGACAGCCGACTGCAAATCTATGGGATTCTCAATTCCGTCCACATCTGGACGTTGATTCTGGCAGCAATAGGATTTGCGAAGAAACACCTGAATTTTTCTACACCATTTTTAAAATATACCAATCAGGCGGTGTACCCCTATTACATTCTCCATCAAACGGTGATTGTCGTAGCTGGGTATTTTGTAGTGCAATGGTACTTACCCATTGTTATTAAACTCCTGCTTTTGATTTGTATTTGTTTTTCAATCGTGGCCGTTCTTTATCATTGGCTGATAAAACCGTTTATCATCACCCGAATTTTGTTTGGCTTAAAGCCCAAAGAAAGCCTATCTAAAGAAGAATCGGTGGCTGTTTAGAGGTAGTAATAAATCCTCAAGAACGCCATGTCGTGCAGAAAATCAAGCTTATCAATTTCGATACGGATGATTTTTAGTCCGGTGCGGTCCCGCAAATCAGCCATCAATTCTTCGCGACGCGCGGCGGTGGTGAGCGAAATTTTGTCGTACATAATTTCTTTGCTGTACTCCCTCGGAAAGACAAAATCACCGTCAAACAGAAATGTCAAAAATAGCATCACCGTGGTAAGGATGGCTGTAATTCCGACGGAATTGGCCGACAGCCCATGAATGAGTCCCAACGCAATGGACAGAAAAAGATAGGTCATATTTCGCATGGTTATACCTTCTGTCCGATAACGTAGCATCGAAAATACCGCAAACAGCCCAAAAGCGGCACCCATCGAAACTTCTACCTTATTGATCAGATAGGTTACGGAGAAGATAATAAGATTAAAAGCAAAAAAAGAGAAAATAAACTCACGGTTTCGATAAATAGGATAGTAGATCAGCCACAGCAAAATCGCCATGCTAAACACATCAAGGCCAATTTGAAAAATGAGCTCGTGAAGTAAAACATTGGACATATTCGTAACGTTGTTTCAGCTTTTCAACACTTATTGAATCGGTTAATTCTAGTCAAAATCGGTTTGATGGCATTTGCTCTCAACGAAGGCTCTACGCTGGCAAGTCCCAAGCAGTATTTACTAATGCCGCCCTCTCGTATTTCTTTTTCTTTCATCAGATTTTTGAACGGGCTTGCGCTCCCTTTTTCCTGTTGGACGTCCGCAATTACGAGGTTGGGATACGCTACCGATTGTGACCGCCACCGAAACCATACGTTTAAATCAAACTTCAACCTTTCTCTTGTTTCGGGGTTGACCAACATCATGCGATGGTAGTAAATCCATACTGCGGGCTCTAAACTTGACACGTCGATTGGTATATTTTGGAGCAACAACTGTCTTCCATTTCCTGAAATATCTTCCGACAAATCGTCGAGCCGTATACGTTGTACATGGGTGAAACTTTTATTATTTTGGGATTTCAGTTCAAAATACTGCTCATTGGTTTCAACTTGACGGCAACTGCGAATTTTGTAGCGGTTCAACTTTCCAGCCAAATGTTGATAATAAAAAACACGCTCTGGTGTATCAAAATAAAGCGTATCGTACTGAAAAAGCCTTTTCCCTTCAATCTGAATCAACTGGTAATGCGGTCGAATTTTCGGGATTATCTCTTCCAGATACGATTTATCAAAAAGGTACCTAGCATCTATCCGGTCCATGAACCGGACAGACTCTTTCTTATCCATTGCAACTCCCTGCAAATCATTGAGTAGAGGTAGGTTCATTTGGCACAGCTCTATGGTTACAAACAAAAAAGGGTACGACAAAAATCGTACCCTTTTTCACCTATAAGTATATTTTCAAAGAAAAATATATTCTAAAGCAGCCTAAAATGCATTGAAAGAATTATTTTCAAGCCCAGCCAAGCTTTAGTTTATGACTTCTTCCTCTTTTTTTCTAACCGTAATCACGAGGGTTTCAGCACCATCTTCATGGTCGGCCATAAGCGTATCTCCTTCGCGCAAATCCCCTTTGAGAATTTCTTCTGCTACGGGATCTTCGAGGTATTTTTGAATAGCGCGGTTGAGCGGACGGGCGCCGTACTGTTGGTCGTAGCCTTTTTCTGATAAGAAATCTTTGGCTTTTTCCGTCAGTTCTACCTGATATCCAAGGTTGGTTACGCGGTTGAACAACTTACCCAGCGAAATATCAATGATGCGATGGATGTCTTCACGTTGTAACGAGTTAAACACAATCACGTCATCCAAACGGTTGAGGAATTCAGGCGAGAATGCTTTACGCAACGCACTCTGAATGGTGCTCTTCATTTGGTCATCTGGATTTTCAGATTTTGACTTGGTGGCAAAACCAATGCCCGAACCAAAATCCTTCAGGTCACGCACTCCAATGTTGGAGGTCATGATGATGATGGTGTTTCGGAAGTCTACCCGGCGTCCCAGACCATCGGTCAAAATACCGTCGTCCAACACTTGAAGCAAGATATTGAATACATCCGGGTGGGCTTTTTCGATTTCGTCCAAAAGTACCACACTGTATGGCTTACGACGAATTTTTTCGGTCAGCTGTCCGCCTTCTTCATAACCCACGTAGCCCGGAGGCGCTCCAATCAGGCGCGATACGCTGAATTTCTCCATATATTCGCTCATGTCGATACGAACGAGCGCATCTTCTTTGTCAAACAGATAGGTAGCCAGCACCTTCGCCAATTCCGTTTTTCCTACACCCGTTGGGCCCAAGAAAATAAACGAACCGATGGGCTTTTTAGGGTCTTTCAATCCTACCCGCGTCCGTTGGATAGCTTTGGTCAGTTTTTCAATCGGCGTATTTTGACCAATCACACGGTTTTTGAGTTCATCACCCATACCGAGCAATTTCTGGCCTTCGTTTTGCGCCACCCGATTCACGGGAATACCCGTCATCATAGCCACTACTTCGGCTACGTTGTCGTCTGTAACGGTATAGCGGCGTTTTTTGGTTTCCTCTTCCCACGCAATTTTGGCGCGGTCGAGTTGGTCTAACAGTTTCTTCTCACGGTCGCGGAGTTGAGCGGCTTCCTCGTATTTCTGGCTTTTCACCACGAGGTTTTTCTGCTTCTTCACTTCCTCAATCTGCTGTTCCAACACCACAATATCTTCGGGAACGGTGATATTGCTGATGTGTACGCGGGCACCCACTTCGTCCATCACGTCGATGGCTTTGTCGGGCAAGAAGCGGTCGGTAATGTATCTTTCCGACAGTTTCACAGCCTGCGCAATGGCTTCGTCCGTGTAGTTTACGTGGTGGTGATCTTCGTACTTATCTTTGATGTTGTTCAAAATTTCAATGGTCTCTTCCACGCTTGGGGCATCGACCATGACGATTTGAAAACGACGGGCCAAGGCACCATCTTTTTCGATGTACTGGCGGTATTCGTCGAGCGTAGTGGCTCCAATGCATTGGATGTCGCCCCGGGCTAATGCAGGTTTGAACATATTGGAAGCGTCTAGCGAACCAGAAGCGCCACCCGCGCCCACGATGGTATGTAGCTCATCAATGAAAAGAATCACCTCGGGCGATTTTTCCAGTTCATTCATGACCGCTTTCATGCGCTCTTCAAACTGCCCGCGATACTTGGTTCCTGCCACGAGTGAGGCCAGATCCAGCGTCACGACGCGCTTGCCGAACAAAACACGCGAAACTTTCTTTTGTACAATTCTTAACGCTAGTCCTTCTGCGATGGCCGTCTTACCAACGCCCGGCTCACCGATGAGCACGGGGTTGTTTTTCTTACGGCGGCTCAGTACCTGCGCTACACGTTCAATTTCTTTTTCACGGCCAACAATAGGGTCTAATTTGCCCAATTCTGCCATTTTGGTTAGGTCTCTACCGAAGTTGTCTAATACAGGCGTGCGAGATTTTTCGGTATTTTTGGGGTCTTTGCCTTGCTGAGCACCGCCTCCGAACATACTCCGTTCGTCGTCGTCGTCAGTTTCGGGCCCCGCATGGGGTTTGGTGCCTGATGATTGATACTCTAACATTTCCTTAACGATTTCATAGTTTACATTGAACTTGGCTAAAATCTGCGAGGCCAGATTATCGGGGTCACGCAGAATGGACAGTAGCAGGTGCTCCGTACCTATAAGTGGGCTTTTAAAAATTTTTGCTTCTAAGTAGGTGATTTTCAACACCTTTTCAGACTGTCGTGTCAGTGGAATATTGGCCAGATTTTTCACGTTGTTGGTCGCCGTACCTTTCGTAACCTGTTCGATGGTTACGCGAAGTTCGTCCAAAGAAACCCCAAGTTTCTTCAATAAAGCCAACGCTACTCCTTCTCCTTCTCTTATCATTCCCAGAATAAGATGCTCGGTGCCGATATAATCATGACCCAAACGCAAGGCTTCTTCACGGCTGAGTGAAATGACTTCTTTTACGCGGTTTGAAAATTTTGCTTCCATTTAATTATGGTTTCTTCACGGTTGGAATGGAGGAGTATAGCTAGCTTATGTATCAACTTCTTAACGAATAAACCTCCTAGTTCGTTCAATCTACGAAAACTGACCGCTTTAAGATGTTTGTGGCCTCCGCTCCCTGACACATCAGCAAGTCAATCACACTCAGATTCGGAACAAATTCACTCCCGAAGTTTTGTTGATAAACAACGGGAACGTATAAATTGTTGTGCCCGTACGCCTTTTTGGGATGAACCAACGAAAGTGCGTCAAATTGGCCATTTTCTACCGTGGGTTGGTACGTTTCGGTCAGACGTATTGTCGGCTTTAGTCTCAATAGCCGCAGACAGATTGTCAGCAGTTCCCAATTTAAGTCAAACAGAAAAGTGGGTTTTCTCTGAAAAACGCCTTCAAAATCTGTACCAAAATACTCAAAATAAGGGGCTTTGGCGTAAGCGGCTACGATAGCCCCCCAATGTCGTTTTACCCAAGGCTGCGAATAATCAATTTTTACTTCTTTAATGGGCATTTTTGGTTCCGAATGAACTACCGGAACAATCAACGTATCTACGCCGTTGGCGGTCAGAATGTGGCAGCGATTCCGATACGTTTGTTTTAGGAAATGCTCGTGCGCTTCAATCTCTACCTCCCCATATTTTAACAAACAAGCAATGTACTCTAATGAGGGTAAGTACTGTAATTCTATTCTGGCCGACAATTTGGTTTATAAATAAGTGATTATGTAAATAAAGTAATTTGAATGATAATATCAAAAAAATGATAAAAAAATTTTACAAAACCTTCTTTGCCGATACCAAAAATGAGGAAAGTACAAATTTTAATAAAATTAAAAATGCCGTTTTTGCCTTTTAAGGTAAAGAAAGAGTGGCGATTACTCGTACAACTGATTCACATCAGCGTCGGCCAATTCGATGAAAAATTGTGCTAATTTTTGGGTCAAGTCGGTATAAAAACGAGCGCCTTTCTCGGCCGTAGCCTCTTTGGGATTCCCGACGCCCGTATCTTCTGTGATCTGACTCCATTTGCGCTCGGCCCACGCCCAGCCTTCGCGCATGGCGCTGATGTTTGATTTTTTGGCGTGCCCTATTCCAGCTTCTTCCAGCGGGAGTACCAGTTCAGGATGCAGGTGCAGCAGCAGGCTGGTTTCGGTTTCGTCGGCGTGGTCGCCAGGGTTTGCAAAATACGCCGAACCGTCCAAGGCTTTGAACCAAAAACAGGTACTTATCCATAGTTCAGGAAATTGCGCCCCTACTTCCCGCACCATCTGTTTAAAATCGTTGCCGCCGTGGCTGTTGAAAATCAGCAGTTTTTTTATGCCGCTTCGGGCCACTACTTCGGCCAAATCCCGCAAAATAGCCATTTGCGTGCTTGGGTAGAGGTTCATGCACAGCCTGATGTCGGCTTGGCCCGTATTAACGCCAAACGGAATCGTGGGCAACACCAGCACTTTACGACCCGCTTCCCACGCCAAACGCGCCGCTTCAGCAGCCAGCGCGTCGGCTTCGTAGTTGTCGGTGGCGTAGGGTAAGTGATAATTGTGGGCTTCGGTAGCCCCCCACGGCAAAACGGCCGCGTCGTAGTCGGTCATTTTTACGGCTTTCCAGTAAGTTTCGGCAAGAAGGTAAGGTCGAGACATCGTTCTATTTGTTGATTATAGGACTAAGAAGTAAAACACATCGGTTGATTTACTAATTTTGCGCGCTAAAATTCTTTTTTTTAAAGATTTCCTTTACAAACGGTTCCCTCGTAGTATTTGGACAATCGTAAATCGTCGCATCAAATGTGGTTTTTGGGCTGGTTGGGGCGTTTGCCTCTGGCGTTTTTATATAAATTATCCGACGTTTTTTACGTCCTGATTTATTACGTAGTCGGTTATCGCAAAAAACTTGTTACAAAACATCTAAAGGAGTCGTTTCCCGAAAAAACACCCAAAGAGATTAAGAAAATTCGGAAGCAGTTTTA encodes:
- a CDS encoding acyltransferase family protein — translated: MHSLSERRHYLDWIRVLAFFLLIFFHCAMPFVTFNWEVKNAETSVGLTRLIYWLHQWRLPLLFFISGVGVHFSLKKRSVGMFALERVVRLFIPLLFAMFFMIPAQVYIERLQRGQFAGTYAAFYPSVWDFVPYPDGTLTWSHLWFVVYLFVFCLLLLPVFAFFKLKAINALKEEITNRLTHPLAVGALVLPFTLYYFTLYLDYPEQQSLLDDWFLFVSLLTFVVYGYLLGGSNAFWQTCERFRLYYLSTALVCMGILFYNYWWTLSLPKVNDSRLQIYGILNSVHIWTLILAAIGFAKKHLNFSTPFLKYTNQAVYPYYILHQTVIVVAGYFVVQWYLPIVIKLLLLICICFSIVAVLYHWLIKPFIITRILFGLKPKESLSKEESVAV
- a CDS encoding DUF4956 domain-containing protein; this encodes MSNVLLHELIFQIGLDVFSMAILLWLIYYPIYRNREFIFSFFAFNLIIFSVTYLINKVEVSMGAAFGLFAVFSMLRYRTEGITMRNMTYLFLSIALGLIHGLSANSVGITAILTTVMLFLTFLFDGDFVFPREYSKEIMYDKISLTTAARREELMADLRDRTGLKIIRIEIDKLDFLHDMAFLRIYYYL
- a CDS encoding WbqC family protein, translated to MSARIELQYLPSLEYIACLLKYGEVEIEAHEHFLKQTYRNRCHILTANGVDTLIVPVVHSEPKMPIKEVKIDYSQPWVKRHWGAIVAAYAKAPYFEYFGTDFEGVFQRKPTFLFDLNWELLTICLRLLRLKPTIRLTETYQPTVENGQFDALSLVHPKKAYGHNNLYVPVVYQQNFGSEFVPNLSVIDLLMCQGAEATNILKRSVFVD
- a CDS encoding creatininase family protein — translated: MSRPYLLAETYWKAVKMTDYDAAVLPWGATEAHNYHLPYATDNYEADALAAEAARLAWEAGRKVLVLPTIPFGVNTGQADIRLCMNLYPSTQMAILRDLAEVVARSGIKKLLIFNSHGGNDFKQMVREVGAQFPELWISTCFWFKALDGSAYFANPGDHADETETSLLLHLHPELVLPLEEAGIGHAKKSNISAMREGWAWAERKWSQITEDTGVGNPKEATAEKGARFYTDLTQKLAQFFIELADADVNQLYE
- a CDS encoding VTC domain-containing protein, coding for MNLPLLNDLQGVAMDKKESVRFMDRIDARYLFDKSYLEEIIPKIRPHYQLIQIEGKRLFQYDTLYFDTPERVFYYQHLAGKLNRYKIRSCRQVETNEQYFELKSQNNKSFTHVQRIRLDDLSEDISGNGRQLLLQNIPIDVSSLEPAVWIYYHRMMLVNPETRERLKFDLNVWFRWRSQSVAYPNLVIADVQQEKGSASPFKNLMKEKEIREGGISKYCLGLASVEPSLRANAIKPILTRINRFNKC
- a CDS encoding ATP-dependent Clp protease ATP-binding subunit, with translation MEAKFSNRVKEVISLSREEALRLGHDYIGTEHLILGMIREGEGVALALLKKLGVSLDELRVTIEQVTKGTATNNVKNLANIPLTRQSEKVLKITYLEAKIFKSPLIGTEHLLLSILRDPDNLASQILAKFNVNYEIVKEMLEYQSSGTKPHAGPETDDDDERSMFGGGAQQGKDPKNTEKSRTPVLDNFGRDLTKMAELGKLDPIVGREKEIERVAQVLSRRKKNNPVLIGEPGVGKTAIAEGLALRIVQKKVSRVLFGKRVVTLDLASLVAGTKYRGQFEERMKAVMNELEKSPEVILFIDELHTIVGAGGASGSLDASNMFKPALARGDIQCIGATTLDEYRQYIEKDGALARRFQIVMVDAPSVEETIEILNNIKDKYEDHHHVNYTDEAIAQAVKLSERYITDRFLPDKAIDVMDEVGARVHISNITVPEDIVVLEQQIEEVKKQKNLVVKSQKYEEAAQLRDREKKLLDQLDRAKIAWEEETKKRRYTVTDDNVAEVVAMMTGIPVNRVAQNEGQKLLGMGDELKNRVIGQNTPIEKLTKAIQRTRVGLKDPKKPIGSFIFLGPTGVGKTELAKVLATYLFDKEDALVRIDMSEYMEKFSVSRLIGAPPGYVGYEEGGQLTEKIRRKPYSVVLLDEIEKAHPDVFNILLQVLDDGILTDGLGRRVDFRNTIIIMTSNIGVRDLKDFGSGIGFATKSKSENPDDQMKSTIQSALRKAFSPEFLNRLDDVIVFNSLQREDIHRIIDISLGKLFNRVTNLGYQVELTEKAKDFLSEKGYDQQYGARPLNRAIQKYLEDPVAEEILKGDLREGDTLMADHEDGAETLVITVRKKEEEVIN